The Sorangiineae bacterium MSr11367 genome window below encodes:
- a CDS encoding aminotransferase class III-fold pyridoxal phosphate-dependent enzyme: MSDQPLSADEIVALSKKHTMFEWSAQSAVDPIPVSHAKGSYFYTPDGKRYLDFNSQLMSVNTGHGDPRIIKAIQDQAAKLAYANPFMAHEPRARLGKKLAELCPGDIDAFFFTNGGAEANENAIKIARMYTGRSKILARYRSYHGGTAAAMALTGDPRRWAAEPSIPGVVRFPDFHKWGRRDPEPVSESLRDVEEVIMFEGAKNIAAILVETVVGTNGILIPPDGYMQGLRAICDKHGILLICDEVMAGFGRTGKWFAVDHWKVTPDIITMAKGLTSSYVPLGAVGLRRSIADHFDKNVFFAGLTYNSHPMGCATALATIGVYEADGLIERAAKMGESLKRHHQALYEKHPCVGATRSIGLFGMVELVRDRKTFEPMAPYNGTSDEMKAVHAHLKEKGLYTFVRWNGIMTNPPLTVSEEELAEGFAIIDSALSLVDKSAKA, from the coding sequence ATGAGCGACCAACCCCTCAGCGCAGATGAAATCGTCGCGTTGTCCAAGAAGCACACGATGTTCGAGTGGTCCGCGCAATCCGCGGTGGACCCCATCCCCGTTTCCCACGCCAAGGGCTCGTATTTTTATACGCCCGATGGAAAGCGGTACCTCGACTTCAATAGCCAATTGATGAGCGTGAACACCGGCCACGGCGATCCGCGCATCATCAAAGCGATTCAGGATCAGGCGGCCAAGCTGGCGTACGCCAACCCGTTCATGGCGCACGAACCGCGCGCGCGACTGGGGAAGAAGCTGGCGGAGCTCTGTCCCGGCGACATCGATGCGTTTTTCTTCACCAACGGCGGGGCCGAGGCGAACGAGAACGCCATCAAGATCGCGCGCATGTACACGGGCCGCTCGAAGATCCTCGCGCGTTACCGCTCGTACCACGGGGGTACCGCCGCGGCGATGGCGCTGACGGGCGATCCGCGCCGCTGGGCGGCGGAACCGAGCATCCCGGGCGTGGTCCGCTTTCCCGACTTTCACAAGTGGGGGCGCAGAGACCCCGAGCCGGTGAGCGAGTCGCTCCGCGACGTGGAAGAAGTCATCATGTTCGAGGGGGCCAAGAACATCGCCGCCATTTTGGTGGAGACGGTGGTCGGCACCAACGGCATCTTGATTCCGCCGGATGGATACATGCAGGGGCTTCGCGCCATCTGCGACAAGCACGGTATTTTGCTGATCTGCGACGAGGTCATGGCCGGCTTCGGGCGCACGGGCAAGTGGTTCGCGGTGGATCACTGGAAGGTGACACCCGACATCATCACGATGGCCAAGGGCCTCACGAGCAGCTACGTGCCGCTCGGCGCGGTGGGACTGCGGCGCAGCATTGCGGATCACTTCGACAAGAACGTGTTCTTCGCGGGCCTCACGTACAACAGCCATCCAATGGGCTGTGCCACGGCGCTGGCCACCATCGGTGTGTACGAAGCGGACGGTCTCATCGAGCGCGCGGCGAAGATGGGTGAAAGCCTGAAACGGCACCATCAGGCTTTGTACGAGAAGCACCCGTGTGTGGGCGCAACGCGATCCATCGGTCTATTCGGCATGGTGGAGCTCGTGCGCGACCGCAAGACCTTCGAGCCAATGGCCCCGTACAACGGGACGAGCGACGAGATGAAGGCGGTGCATGCGCACCTGAAGGAGAAGGGGCTCTACACGTTCGTGCGGTGGAACGGCATCATGACGAACCCGCCGTTGACGGTGTCGGAGGAGGAGCTCGCCGAGGGCTTCGCCATCATCGATTCGGCGCTTTCGCTCGTGGACAAATCCGCAAAGGCGTAA
- the maiA gene encoding maleylacetoacetate isomerase produces the protein MPTLRLYTYWRSSSSYRVRFALELKKLAYESVAVNLREGEQHGEEHRERSPTGYVPCLFIDGRPVVESVAIIELLDELFPHPPLYPREPWARARVRSLVEVINAGTQPLQNLAVLDRLGSDAKVRTEWAKHFNTRGLASVERLMTLHEKEGVEGRFAYGDTLTAADLFLVPQMYSAQRFGVDLSAFPRAVAAAEAALSSEAAQAAMPERQPDARP, from the coding sequence ATGCCAACGCTACGTCTCTACACTTATTGGCGTTCCTCGTCCTCCTACCGTGTCCGCTTTGCGCTCGAATTGAAAAAACTCGCCTACGAATCGGTTGCGGTGAACCTGCGGGAGGGCGAGCAGCATGGCGAGGAACACCGCGAGCGCAGCCCCACGGGCTACGTTCCCTGTCTGTTCATCGACGGACGGCCCGTGGTCGAATCGGTGGCCATCATCGAGCTGCTGGACGAGCTGTTCCCCCATCCACCGCTGTATCCTCGTGAGCCATGGGCCCGCGCGCGGGTGCGCTCGCTCGTCGAGGTCATCAACGCGGGAACGCAGCCCCTGCAGAATCTGGCCGTTCTCGATCGGCTGGGCTCGGATGCGAAGGTGCGCACGGAGTGGGCGAAGCACTTCAATACGCGCGGCCTCGCCAGCGTCGAACGCCTTATGACGCTTCATGAGAAGGAGGGGGTCGAAGGGCGATTCGCCTATGGCGATACGCTCACCGCCGCAGACCTTTTCCTCGTGCCGCAGATGTACAGCGCCCAGCGCTTCGGTGTGGATCTCTCGGCCTTTCCCCGCGCCGTGGCCGCGGCCGAGGCAGCCCTTTCCAGCGAAGCCGCCCAGGCGGCCATGCCTGAGCGCCAGCCCGACGCACGTCCGTGA